Proteins from one Bdellovibrio svalbardensis genomic window:
- a CDS encoding sigma-54-dependent transcriptional regulator yields MKSRILVVDDEESIREFLEIMLKKEGYEVTLAEDGQKAKDLLAKKTFDMIISDLQMPHVTGIELLKFVKETYPEIVFMLITAFGTTETAVEAMKMGAYDYLTKPFKIDEVRLNIHNALRSRNLEVENRSLKKELVKEYSFQNMVGNSPAMHAIYDMVKRVSQTPTNVLITGESGTGKEVVAKAIHYNGPLKDKPFITVNCGAIPENLMESEMFGHKKGSFTGAVSDKAGLFEVADTGTLFLDEVGELPMSIQVKLLRAIQERVIRRVGATDDNKVDVRIIAATNRNLEEMVAKGTFRQDLFYRLNVINIKTPGLRERREDIPLLANHFLKKYNERLNKNIGAISAEAMEILKKYDYPGNVRELENMIERTVALESGATILPESLPPMVNTASGRKMASSNEIEIGDDGVDLDKVMGQIEKELLVKAIHSAGGVKKRAAKLLHISFRSMRYRIEKYNLGVVGDDELDDE; encoded by the coding sequence ATGAAGTCGAGAATTCTGGTCGTCGATGACGAAGAATCAATACGCGAGTTTTTAGAAATTATGCTCAAGAAAGAAGGGTATGAAGTCACTTTGGCCGAGGATGGTCAAAAGGCGAAAGACCTTCTTGCTAAAAAAACTTTCGATATGATTATCTCAGATCTTCAAATGCCTCATGTCACAGGTATTGAGCTTTTGAAGTTCGTTAAAGAGACTTATCCAGAGATCGTTTTCATGCTCATCACAGCCTTCGGTACCACGGAGACTGCAGTTGAGGCGATGAAGATGGGCGCTTACGACTATTTGACGAAGCCGTTCAAGATCGATGAAGTTCGCCTGAACATCCACAACGCTCTTCGTTCACGCAATCTCGAAGTAGAAAATAGATCTCTTAAAAAAGAATTGGTCAAAGAATACTCCTTCCAAAACATGGTTGGAAATTCGCCGGCAATGCACGCTATTTACGATATGGTAAAACGTGTATCGCAAACTCCTACGAATGTTTTGATTACGGGGGAGTCAGGTACCGGTAAAGAGGTCGTTGCAAAAGCGATTCACTATAACGGTCCTTTGAAAGACAAGCCGTTTATCACTGTGAACTGCGGAGCGATTCCAGAAAATTTGATGGAATCAGAAATGTTCGGTCATAAAAAAGGTTCATTCACGGGCGCAGTTTCTGATAAAGCCGGTCTTTTCGAAGTGGCTGATACGGGAACTCTGTTCCTGGATGAGGTCGGCGAGTTGCCGATGTCGATTCAGGTAAAACTTCTTCGTGCGATTCAAGAACGCGTGATTCGCAGAGTGGGTGCCACAGATGACAACAAAGTCGATGTGCGTATCATAGCTGCTACCAATAGAAATCTTGAAGAGATGGTTGCTAAGGGGACTTTCCGTCAAGATTTGTTCTATCGTTTGAATGTTATCAATATTAAAACCCCGGGTCTTCGTGAGCGTCGTGAAGATATTCCGTTGTTGGCGAATCATTTCTTAAAAAAGTATAATGAGCGTTTGAATAAGAATATCGGTGCGATCAGTGCCGAAGCGATGGAAATTCTAAAAAAGTACGATTATCCAGGAAACGTGCGTGAGCTCGAAAATATGATTGAACGCACGGTGGCTCTAGAGAGCGGTGCGACGATTTTACCAGAGTCATTGCCGCCAATGGTTAACACGGCTTCAGGTCGCAAGATGGCATCATCCAATGAAATCGAGATCGGTGATGATGGCGTTGATTTGGACAAGGTGATGGGGCAAATCGAAAAAGAGTTGTTGGTTAAAGCCATTCACTCTGCGGGGGGCGTGAAGAAGAGAGCTGCGAAGCTACTTCATATCTCCTTCCGATCTATGCGTTATCGCATAGAAAAATACAATCTAGGTGTCGTGGGCGATGACGAACTGGATGATGAATAG
- a CDS encoding ferritin-like domain-containing protein, which yields MSKDNKKIVTALNEIIEMEISGVVRYLHYALMIKGPNRIPIVKWFHEQANEGYMHASLIGEKITALGGHPSLKVSPVPETKTHKVLDILKESLEFEEKALNKYKDLLKLVGDDVALEELVRQQIRTETEHIEDCKKMLDTTH from the coding sequence ATGTCTAAAGATAATAAAAAGATTGTGACCGCTTTGAATGAAATCATCGAGATGGAAATTTCCGGGGTCGTTCGCTACCTTCACTATGCTTTGATGATCAAGGGGCCTAATCGTATTCCCATCGTAAAATGGTTCCACGAGCAAGCTAATGAAGGTTATATGCATGCTTCATTGATCGGTGAAAAGATCACTGCCTTGGGCGGTCATCCCTCTTTGAAAGTGTCCCCGGTTCCAGAAACAAAGACTCACAAGGTTTTGGACATTCTTAAAGAAAGCCTGGAGTTTGAAGAAAAGGCCCTTAATAAATACAAAGACCTTTTGAAATTGGTTGGCGATGATGTGGCTTTGGAAGAACTGGTGCGCCAGCAAATCCGCACTGAGACAGAGCATATTGAAGATTGCAAAAAGATGCTCGACACCACTCACTAG